One segment of Trachemys scripta elegans isolate TJP31775 chromosome 1, CAS_Tse_1.0, whole genome shotgun sequence DNA contains the following:
- the PRRG1 gene encoding transmembrane gamma-carboxyglutamic acid protein 1, whose amino-acid sequence MGSVFLTENKANSVLKRYPRANGFLEELKQGNIERECIEENCTYEEAREAFENDDKTREFWKGHANGGLQGESNTGHHWYTFYLAFPLIIGLFVILLIIFLTWRCLFKKKIRRQSVYMPRGAREAIGDSAVADGRSPLPPPLSIVHSPQEEMYEGSGLSPGYLGSPDGRSDSISTRLSNGDPPPSYEEATAETSIRNEMEHHLDPPPQYEDIVNSSSASAIAIPPVVTSMK is encoded by the exons ATGGGCAGTG TGTTCCTAACAGAAAACAAAGCCAACTCTGTGTTAAAAAGATACCCAAGAGCCAATGGATTTTTGGAAGAGCTAAAGCAAGGGAACATAGAGCGTGAGTGCATAGAAGAAAACTGTACCTATGAGGAAGCaagagaagcttttgaaaatGATGACAAGACA AGAGAGTTCTGGAAAGGCCACGCAAATGGAGGACTCCAGGGAGAAAGTAACACAGGACACCATTGGTATACATTTTACCTCGCATTTCCATTAATCATTGGCCTTTTTGTTATCCTCCTTATCATATTTCTCACATGGAGATgcctgtttaaaaagaaaatccgtAGACAGTCTGTATACATGCCTAGGGGAGCCCGCGAAGCCATTGGTGATAGTGCTGTGGCTGATGGTAGAAGTCCTCTTCCCCCGCCGCTCAGCATTGTTCATTCCCCACAGGAAGAAATGTATGAAGGCAGTGGGCTGTCTCCTGGATATTTGGGCTCTCCAGATGGACGTTCAGACTCAATATCAACAAGACTGTCAAATGGTGACCCTCCTCCTTCATACGAGGAAGCCACTGCCGAAACCAGCATAAGAAATGAAATGGAGCATCACTTAGATCCACCCCCACAGTATGAAGACATTGTAAACTCCAGCTCAGCTAGTGCCATTGCAATACCTCCTGTTGTCACCAGTATGAAGTAA